GCAAAGTTCAAGTGAGGACGAGGACTCCATTAGTGCATCTGAACAAGATGGACAAGATGAAGGTGGAAAGGAAGATGAGGATGACGAAGACGCTCCTTTGATACATTCAATCAGACCATCATCTAAGTTAAGATCGCTGGGAAAGGCAGGGAATTCTGCAAGAGCTGCAGATAATTTATCTGCTTCTAGAACATCAGGCATGTCTTGTCTTGGCAATTGATGATTTGCATATCAATCTTATAACTAAAGGCTAAGTTAACAcattaaagttaaaataaaatttgattgttttgacttcagaaaacatttttgttttacttttacCATGCAAGATAATCAGATATTATCTAATATCACTGAAGGGCACGCCTCAGTAGTTTACCTAATTTAGTCTGTAAGCTACTAACTACTGTGTCGATTTTGCAGCTGCATCAAACTAGTTCTCCAAGGTTGAAAGCTACGTGTATAGTTTGCAAATGCTTCGGTTGCATATCCGATTTGCTCTAATTCTCCTTTCCCTCTACTGGACGGCAGCTTCTTAATAGGAAAAAGACCTGCTGCTGTTGATTGCCAGTTTAGATTATGAATACTTGTCTGTAATTTAATTTCGACGTGTCGATTGTATATGATAGTAATACTGTAATCGTTGTGTTAGTCAAGATGGTTAGCCTTTCTGCTAAATATAATTCTGCAAAATGCTCTTTCTTGGAGCCTAATTATTGAACTGGAAAGTTGGCATTACCTTGTCACTTAAAAACTATCGGCTTTGTGGCCAAAATTTCCTGGCTTTCTGCTGAAAATTGAGATGCGCTTAATGCACTTTGGTTGACCGCTGCTTTTGGTCATTCTTAACAGTTAACACGAAATAAATCAGCcgaagtttcttttttttttttaacttcttaaGCTTATTTTTCTCCTTGGTAAAATGGCCTCTGCAAGTTTCAATGCGAAATCATATTTTTAAGtaagaggagaaagaagaaagaagaaagtgaAATAATAAATGGTAATTAGATGTGGTggaagaaagaaattgatttatATTAAGGGCTTAACTATCAtgagttttaacttttaaggaTACATATTAAGGGGGGATGGATTactaatcaaaatttttaatttaataaatatattaaaaaacaaatttgatatattttatataaaattttaattattaattttaatttgtgtctttataACACATGTTAATTAAAACTTTACATGAAATAGTAAATAAGacccttttcttatttttaaaaagaaaattgtcaATCTAAAACTCTTTTTACATGTGGATAGAAATTCAGGTTCTAAACTAAACAgagttaattttgatatttttcaatagcatatataaatataaatgaaaatCTAATACATTGCCCTGCGAAATTGAaaactcaaataataataataataataaggcaGGTAGctcatgttaaaaaaaaaagagaataaggTCATATTACAGCCCATAAAATTGAGAGCTTAAGAAAAGCCCATGGCCCAAAAAGAAATCAGGGAAAACCCTAAGGGGCAGATACCACCTATAAAATCAATTGCAAACATGAGAGTGAAGCTGTTACCTCTTCCAGCAGACAAAAACCCTAGTTTGTGTGCGTTAGCGGAGGTAAGGTAAGGTAAGGTAAAGATGCCGGCTGGTCATGGTTTGAGGTCACGCACTAGAGACTCGTTCTCTCGTCCATTCAGGAAGAAGGGTACCATCGCCCTCACCACCTACCTAAGGACCTACCACATCGGCGACTACGTCGACATCAAGGTCAATGGTGCTGTCCACAAGGGTATGCCTCACAAGTTCTACCATGGCCGCACCGGTCGTGTCTGGAACGTCACCAAACGCGCCATTGGTGTCGAGGTCAACAAGCAGGTAAtgtttttagatctgatttgTTGTTTATTTCACTGTAATTTGTATCTTCGTTTTGGACATTAGGGTTCAATATCTAATAATCATAATTTAATAGCTTTCTTTAGCGATTAATTTGATGTTGACACAGATCAGGTTATACATGCTTTTAGTATTTTTCAATGTATTTTGATGATTGTTGCTAATTAGTACATCTTCTAAATGTGAGTTAGCGTGCTTACTTGTTCTAGTAGTGTGTTCTGTAgaaaaaaatttggtttttaCGGTTTCTGAGTTATGAATTATTAGTGTGTTCCTCACTTTCCTGCCTGGTGGAAATACAATGATTaaagagaatataaaaaaagttGGTGTGTGGTTTGTCAAACTTGAGCAAATGAATTGTTGTATTTCATTCATTCTTTCAGATCGTGGGACTCTTTATATtgtaataactttttttttgttaaatgttGCTATTATACATTTATAAAAGCTTATTAATAGTCTGTGTTTTTGTGTGACCCAGGTGGGGAATAGAATAATCAGGAAGAGAATTCATGTGCGTGTAGAGCACGTTATGCCTTCAAGGTGCACTGAGGAGTTCCGCCTCAGGAAGATCAACAATGACAAACTGAAGGCTGAGGCAAAGGCTAATGGACAAAAGATTAGTACCAAGAGACAGCCTGAGGGACCTAAACCTGGATTCATGGTTGAAGGTGCCACATTAGAGACTGTGACTCCCATTCCATATGATGTTGTCAATGATCTTAAAGGAGGGTATTAGGTTGTTGTTTCTTGTTTTTTGGAATTTACTTAGTTTTGTTTGGATATTGAGTCCTCTTTCCTTTTTGCATTGGGAAGCCATATATTTTTATGAACAATCAAACTcaagttttgttttgtttatttaactCTAAATGCAAGGTTATGTGTTTTTATTCTCTTTAATATGtgcttttttgttttcaattattTCATATGCTGAGCGCCAAGTGGAGTACCTGTTCTTGATAGTCAAAAGCAATATAACTTCAATTACTATTATGAAATTGAAGAGATAAATTCATAAACAGAGCGTAACAATTGTTGATAACAAAACCTATAAGTTTCTTGTGCCAAATTCGTCGAGCATGGCAATCTTCTATATGAACCTGAAGTGGACTTCGGATCTTGGGTTTTTTTAAGTTGTTACAACATGATATTGCTGTTTTCAGTTACTAGCAAATTCAACACAGTTGCTAATTTCTAGTTTTCGTAATTGTaatgctttaattttataaacgtGACATAAAAGCATAATGTAATAATTTTGGAATGGATGCATCAGGACTATGTTTTCTGGGCATTCCAAGTGCCTAGAGTATCCAATATCTTTCTATAAACATGTAGTTAGGTATCACTCTTTCATTGTTACATCACTATAACTAATTCACAGGAGAATTACGCTTGTCCTTAAGAACAAGCTGATTTAACAAATGTTGTCCTCATCTGGACTTatgatttggtaattttttttgtggaagaaaaatgagaatgcaAGTTGTAGGACTTAATAAGGACTTCTACAAATTATTATAGAAACTTTTGGTGGCATGGCCTTCCAAAGTCCAAACAAAACCAAATTAATAATCTTGATGAATCAAGGGCCACTATTGTATTGATACGAACTTTTTATCTCCATTAGGACACAACTTATGAACCTATCAAAATCACCTTCGTAATTGAGTAATTTGAAATGAAAGAATCAGTGCTCAAAGATAAGAAACTTGTCACGAGTGGTACAGAAAGCAATATTGGAGTTATTAGATACTTTGATCTGTTCATACTCTTTTTTAAGTAAAGTTGTTCTGTTTTACTCAGATTTGGCCAAACATGAGGTATCTATCATGGTAATGTTCAACCTTGTTCATGACTCCATTTCAATTCTAGACAACAGCTGTCAATTCTCAAATAACTAGTCTATGCTTTTTGGATTTTGTTTATTGAACTAAAAACTGCACCAATTACTTTCTATATTATCCATTCCTTTGTTACAAGATGAAATCACCTTACATACTCCCCCCATCTCCTCCTCATGCTTATCTTCTCATGTATTAATCATCTTCCATAATCCTTTAGCTTATTTCTTTCACTATATTCATGCACTGTTATCTACAAACTCTCATAGTTTCTCACTCTTGTTGAATTGCATGTGTTAGAATATATTAAGATCAATTAGTTTTCCCTAGAATTATTTagcatatctgaatatttattatatgatattatgtctttattatttcaattCTTTAAGCAGCTATAAAAATTCTTCGAAATAACTTGAATACAGGcaaatcttttctttattgCTCTTTCTTACCTTTCTATCAATATCAATTTATGTTAACTACTCAAGgtgtaatttgtttttttttttcaagggtTCTCGAAGATTTAGACTTTATATGATAAACAACACTTTTATGCAGTAACTAGCCATTCTTAATACTTAGATAAAGAAGACTATTTAGATAATTTATGTAAAGAATAGCTAAATTTCAGTAGATAACTTAAAATGTTAGACTATATTACTTAACAAAATACATGTTATTATCTTAACTATCATCTTCTCACGAAGACATAGTAGATACCTAGATAATATTATACATAACAGAACCAATTAGCCAAAGTTCATTAATGAGGATTGGtacattttttgttttgggcAGGTTTAGCATGTGATTATGTAGTAAAAGGAGGAGCTACAGTCAATGGCGCAAGGATCCCAGAACACTGGTGCCACAAGATGATTCGTTTAAACAAATGTGAATCACAGAAATGTTATGAAGAGTGCTGTAAAGAACAATATGGCAGTGGAGATTGCAAGGGTGCCACTTGCATATGCACATACTATTGTAAAGATCCTCCACTCTACTAACGGAAATATTTGATAACAAACAACTATTAGCCAAAGTTAAAACTTgtcttatttagtatttattaattctaacaacaattaataaatattaaataagataaattttgactggtttttttgtaatttagtACCAATCCTTCTTTCTCTTATGTAGTTATGCTTTTCCTCCCTACTATGTAACGTTTTTACTACTACATGGTTTATCAACTTTCTGCCCTATGAGCAatgcaaattaaacaaaaaataattatgagcAATGGCAATGCTATATATATTGCTAGGATTTAATttctaagttttttttattatactattattatatcAATAAAGATGGTTAATTTTCacatattttactattttaattgtTATGTAAATGAACAAATTGAACTCGTATTCCTATTAGGCCAAATTTGCTTCCTCACCAAATAATTTGCCGGCTTTCAAATTGACGGAAAAAAAAGGTGGAACAAAGTAACTATAAGTTGTCATGAGTCATTAccaaactaaatttaattagtgtttaattattttagaaattattttaattgatcttattttattttatttttgggaaTTCTAATGCTAAGTGGCTACCATATACTCAATGGAAGTGTATTTGAACATTTGTAACCCTAACTCAGACAAGAAGGACAAAAATAAATGaacaagagaaagtaaatatatgtttgatttgtatttttatttttaatatttatgttattatcctttttcataaaattctaaaaatatataacagtaaaaataaaaatataaaataaatatacaaaccAAAGTATCATAAATTTAGCCATATCAAGTATGCATTATCTTATAAGATGAAATGGTGAATGGAAAAGCCGAAAGTGCATTGTTGGCCATGTGCAAAAATCCATAaagaaattacaaattaaaagtgTTAAAGACTCAATCCGAATTGACATAAAttttaagtatattttattaggtttggatttattttttgatttgttttctttttttttttttgaatttgttctGATTCAAAACgtatctatctattctattatataaaaatcggattTCTGTATTTAATGATGGAATTGACGTGGCATGTTTCTTAGAGTGTTTttcgatttatttcttttaattaattaaaaacaagTTATTACGATAAACTAATTAACTATATCAACTTAATTTGGtagtatttcttaatttatttattttaatattctgttaatatttttaatttatttcttttaatttattaaatcaaatttattgtgtgtactaattaattaatttgattaatttattagtcattaaaataataaatctatgaataaaataggcaactaagatatttttaactaataatcaaatcaaatcatatatattgaactaaattcaaataatttgaattaaggactaaattaaaataagataatttcttATTTATTCAAGTTGAGtgcaataaatacaaattaattttgttagataatcatAGTTGTATAGTCTACTATATATAGATGGgcacacaaaattataaaagtcGTGATTTGTATAGTTCTTGCTAtttcaacttttcttttcttcttcttcttcttttttatgtataatttcttttatatataaatgtaccaaaaatgaaaaagtacGGATGAATGTTTTATTGATTGtttatttgatgaatatatCTCAATTTAGGCATTCTATTAGAtagaagaatattttttttatagtattagatagaagaatatttattaaaatgaatattttcattgtaatattttttttcaattatcatatttttatgcCAGTCGTGTAAATTTTTTGAAGGCACAAGATAATAAAATAGGTTGGCATTAATATCATTAGAAACTAAATTTAATGGTTCAAATATGCACCACTAATTAtgttaaaaaagtaattttttaataataatatgatttacATATTAATTTCGAAATTAGACTCAATTACGctaaaattttaaaggtaatatagaatttgataataaaattaatatttattaagaaaataaatttatttatggctatttcctaattataaatattaagatttatgaaaaaatattaatgtcatCATTCTTATTAATTAAATCATAATATTAGGTAGTTGATAGTTTTATAGGTGaaaatctacttaatatactaaaactgggttTTCCCCCAACTAATAAGAGTGACGTGTCACTTTCTCGTGAGTCCGTTTTCCCTccaatatttagtattttttttactacttcatagaataagaatgtattcttcatttttcattgaagttgatccttttaaggtacaatttataattttttataatatttttcatatactcattctattatattattcttttaaaaatttattaattgttgttactctaagttattcttatcgtctaatgttccaGTTCGATTATCTTTTACCACAATCgtttacaatgcatcacatccatgaaatacctcatcgagttgtcttcactgattcgGGTTCCAACTACATGGATGTAAGCGTTCAAAGAAGAGGCAATAGTCTCTACTTTACCGAAGGATGTAAGCGTTTAGTTTTGCTAAATTCAtgacaaattcaaatatgcaatttcaacgattggtaatatatttaaattttcttagtttaagcTGTTCATTATTAGAAAAGGGGCAATAATTTCTACTTTACCAAATGATTGTTGGATCTACTCACCTATCATGACCAACCTAATGGAATGTGGTTAAAGGAGGATgagtaaattattataattttaattattcgattaaaattGTAATATCAGTTgtgatattttaattattaatgcattattaaactacttatcaataattttaattatctaatatttgtaatttatttttataattaaaataattaaaattaagtatatcgttattaaactacttatcaataattttaattatctaacatTTATAATTTACTCATCCTccttttttatcaaattattataattgttTGGTTGCATAATTTTTCATTAGATTCACCATCCTAAATTGGTCAATTTGGTTCAAATttagattttgtttttctttttattttttttaattgctctTATTGCAGCAAGTGTCCTCAGATTTTTATTGTGAGGAATGCCTCAAACTCTCAATACTTTTGTCATCCTTTTCGTTGTGTTTTTATCTCTATTGAGgtactattaattttaaatttgtacgAATTTTAAATGTTGATACTTACGATATTATTTCAGTTGGTTGTCGTTACGAGAATGACTTTATACTATACATGACTAAAGACTAGAATAGATTCAATATtgtttaagtaattttggttttaatattagtatttgattaaattataattatagaattttaaattattgcctcaatttatatattatgattatttttcGTGGAtgtactatttttaaataatttaataattaataaaataaagtagtgtcaagtatattatttaagtttatttttattctttatttctttattggtattttcattatatttgacaaaaaaaactcTACCTAAATATATAGTTTTCGTTGTCCTAAGCACAATTTAGTTGCCAATAAAAACcgattttatctataaaaaataatgaaacatgtatcttttgatattatattaatatagtaagtagacattatgatataataatatctttaattgtattataattagttcataaataatatataattatattattttaggaaaaatttttcattataattatatcaaattaatatttaattatgataaaatatgttaattataattatatcataaaattataataattacgatagttatgttatatattttaatcatttatgtaagtaaataaactagaaaacaatcaaatcaaatcatgacNNNNNNNNNNNNNNNNNNNNNNNNNNNNNNNNNNNNNNNNNNNNNNNNNNNNNNNNNNNNNNNNNNNNNNNNNNNNNNNNNNNNNNNNNNNNNNNNNNNNNNNNNNNNNNNNNNNNNNNNNNNNNNNNNNNNNNNNNNNNNNNNNNNNNNNNNNNNNNNNNNNNNNNNNNNNNNNNNNNNNNNNNNNNNNNNNNNNNNNNNNNNNNNNNNNNNNNNNNNNNNNNNNNNNNNNNNNNNNNNNNNNNNNNNNNNNNNNNNNNNNNNNNNNNNNNNNNNNNNNNNNNNNNNNNNNNNNNNNNNNNNNNNNNNNNNNNNNNNNNNNNNNNNNNNNNNNNNNNNNNNNNNNNNNNNNNNNNNNNNNNNNNNNNNNNNNNNNNNNNNNNNNNNNNNNNNNNNNNNNNNNNNNNNNNNNNNNNNNNNNNNNNNNNNNNNNNNNNNNNNNNNNNNNNNNNNNNNNNNNNNNNNNNNNNNNNNNNNNNNNNNNNNNNNNNNNNNNNNNNNNNNNNNNNNNNNNNNNNNNNNNNNNNNNNNNNNNNNNNNNNNNNNNNNNNNNNNNNNNNNNNNNNNNNNNNNNNNNNNNNNNNNNNNNNNNNNNNNNNNNNNNNNNNNNNNNNNNNNNNNNNNNNNNNNNNNNNNNNNNNNNNNNNNNNNNNNNNNNNNNNNNNNNNNNNNNNNNNNNNNNNNNNNNNNNNNNNNNNNNNNNNNNNNNNNNNNNNNNNNNNNNNNNNNNNNNNNNNNNNNNNNNNNNNNNNNNNNNNNNNNNNNNNNNNNNNNNNNNNNNNNNNNNNNNNNNNNNNNNNNNNNNNNNNNNNNNNNNNNNNNNNNNNNNNNNNNNNNNNNNNNNNNNNNNNNNNNNNNNNN
This portion of the Arachis duranensis cultivar V14167 chromosome 6, aradu.V14167.gnm2.J7QH, whole genome shotgun sequence genome encodes:
- the LOC107492543 gene encoding 60S ribosomal protein L21-1 — translated: MPAGHGLRSRTRDSFSRPFRKKGTIALTTYLRTYHIGDYVDIKVNGAVHKGMPHKFYHGRTGRVWNVTKRAIGVEVNKQVGNRIIRKRIHVRVEHVMPSRCTEEFRLRKINNDKLKAEAKANGQKISTKRQPEGPKPGFMVEGATLETVTPIPYDVVNDLKGGY